From the genome of Streptococcus oralis:
TCAAACCAAACCGTTTCGATTAACTGCGATGTTCTGGTGAATATTGATTTGAATCAAGTCTTCCACCTACACAATACAACAAAAGGTCCGATTACAGTTGTATATAAGAAACTTCCTAAGAAAGACATTTCTGATGTGAATGCTATCTTGGAAATCGATGAAACTGACCATGTTCGTTCGCACAAACTCTTTGATAACAAATCCACGGATGAACTCTTCAACATGTCTACAGATATCTTTGTTGTGGACACTCCTTGGTTGATTGAACGACTTGAAGAAGAGGCTCAGAAAGAATATCCTGAAAAGTTGCGCTATGTCCTTCGCGATTTGGCTGTAAAAGAAGGGGCTTTTGCTTACGAATACACAGGATACTTAGCAAACATTCATTCTGTTCAGTCCTATTATCAAGCAAATATTGATATGCTTGAATCTAAAAAATTCTACTCTCTTTTCTCACCAAATCAAAAGATTTATACCAAAGTTAAGAATGAAGAACCAACTTACTATGCGAATACTTCAAAAGTAAGTACTTCTCAGTTTGCTTCTGGTAGTATCATTGAGGGTGAAGTAGTTCAGTCAGTCCTATCTCGTAACATTTATGTTCACAAAGATAGTGTTGTGAAGAACAGCGTTCTGTTCCCTCGTGTTGTGATTGGTCAAGGTGCACAAGTTGAATATGCTATCTTGGACAAGGGAGTTGAGGTTGCGGACGGTGTTGTCATTCGAGGCACAGCAGAACATCCAGTTGTAGTGAAGAAGGGTGAAACAGTAACAGAGGACATTTATTCATGAAAATTTTATTTGTAGCGGCAGAAGGAGCACCCTTTTCAAAAACAGGTGGTTTGGGCGATGTCATTGGCGCACTTCCCAAATCACTTGTAAAAGCGGGGCACGAAGTTGCAGTTTTCTTGCCTTATTATGATATGGTAGAAGCTAAGTTCGGTGACCAGATCGAGGATGTTCTCCACTTTGAAGTTAGTGTGGGATGGCGTAGACAGTACTGTGGCATTAAGAAAACGGTCTTGAATGGGGTTACTTTCTACTTCATTGATAATCAGTATTATTTCTTCCGTGGTCATGTGTACGGTGATTTTGACGATGGCGAACGCTTTGCCTTTTTCCAACTGGCTGCTCTTGAAGCCATGGAACGCATTGGCTTTATCCCTGACCTTCTCCATGTTCATGATTACCACACAGCCATGATTCCCTTCTTGTTAAAAGAAAAGTATCATTGGATTCAGGCATATCAAGGAATCAGAACAGTTTTAACCATTCATAATTTGGAATTTCAAGGTCAATTTTCTGAAGGGATGTTATGGGATTTGTTCGGTGTTGGCTTTGAACGCTATGCTGATGGCACCCTTCGCTGGAATGATTGTCTTAACTGGATGAAAGCGGGTATTCTCTACGCGGATCGTGTCTCAACCGTTTCCCCTAGTTATGCGCATGAGATTATGACCAGTCAGTTTGGTTGCGGTTTGGACCAGATTCTTCGGATGGAGTCAGGTAAGGTTTCAGGTATAGTTAATGGTATTGACGCAGATCTCTATAATCCAGAGACAGATGCTCTTTTAGACTATCATTTTGATAAAGAAGATTTGTCTGGAAAAGCACAAAACAAAGCAAAATTGCAAGAGAGAGTTGGTCTACCTGTGCGAGCAGATGTTCCTCTAGTTGGGATTGTCTCTCGTTTGACACGCCAAAAAGGTTTTGATGTCGTTGTAGAAAGCTTGCATCGTTTCTTACAAGAGGACGTTCAAATCGTTCTTTTAGGAACAGGTGACCCGGCTTTTGAACATTCCTTTTCTTGGTTTGCACAAGTCTATCCAGACAAGCTATCAGCAAATATCACTTTTGACGTCAAACTTGCTCAAGAAATCTACGCAGCTTGTGATCTCTTCCTCATGCCAAGTCGTTTTGAACCATGTGGTTTGTCTCAAATGATGGCGATGCGCTATGGAACTCTACCATTGGTTCATGAAGTGGGTGGCTTGCGTGATACGGTTCAATCCTTCAATCCGATCGAAGGGACTGGTACTGGATTTAGCTTTGATAATTTAACACCATACTGGCTTAACTGGAGTTTCCAAACAGCCTTGGATGTTTATAAGTACCAGCCAGACGTTTGGAGAAATCTACAAAAACAAGCTATGGAATGCGATTTCTCATGGGATACAGCCTGCAAATCTTACCTGGACTTGTACCATAGTTTAGTCAACTAATAGATAAAATCGTATGATTCTTTCATACGATTTTTGGGCTGTTTAGAAAGGAAAGCTTATGTCTCAAGTAAAAGGCTTGTGTGTCATGGACGTTGACGGCACCCTGATAGCAGAAGAAGTGATTGATCTTTTAGGAAAAGAAGCAGGTTGCGAAGAAGAAATATCGCAGATTACAAGCCAGGCAATGCGAGGTGAACTGGACTTTGGAACAAGCTTACGAGCGAGAGTGGCTTTGTTAGAAGGTCTTCCAGTTTCGGTTTTTGATACTGTCTTCAAATCCATTCATCTATCTAAGAATGCTCAAGAATTTATCTCCATACTTCAAAAGAAGGGCATTCTAGTCGGTCTAGTGTCTGGTGGATTTACACCAATAGTTGAGAGATTAGCAAAGTCTCTTGGGATCACTTATTACTCTGCAAATCAGTTAGAAGTCAAAGACGGTTTTTTAACAGGTCGACTAGTTGGTGAAATTGTGACAGGTCAAGTAAAACAAGTTACTCTTGAGAAATGGAGAAAGGAATTAGAACTGCCCAAAGAAAGAACGTTTGCTATCGGTGATGGTGCCAATGACCTCTTGATGTTAAAGTCAGCAGGACGTGGTATTGCATTTTGTGCCAAAGAGGTCGTAAAAACAGAGATAGCTTGTCATGTAGATACGAGGGATTTTTTGGAAGTTCTACCTTTGATTGATTTCTTAGAATGAGAGGAACTATGAAAATTGTAATTGCACCCGATTCTTTTAAAGAAAGTTTGACGGCAGAAGAGGTTGCTCAAGCTATAAAAAGAGGATTCCAAAAATCGATAGTAGATGTAGAATGTCTGCTTTGCCCTGTAGGTGATGGCGGGGAAGGAACTGTAGACGCTATCCGACATTCTCTTGACCTAGAAGAAAAATGGCAAGAGGTTACGGGACCTTTTGGCCAAAAAGAAGCCATGCGCTGCTTTCAAAAAGGTCAAATAGCGCTCTTTGAAGTTGCTGACTTGGTTGGTCTTGGAAAGATTCCGCGGGAGAAACGAAATCCCCTTCACATCCAAACCAAAGGTATCGGAGAGTTGATTCGCCATCTCATTGATCTTGGAATGAAAGAAATCTATATCGGTGTAGGTGGTACGGCAAGTAATGATGGTGGAATTGGCATTGCAGCTGGTTTAGGTTATCGTTTTTATGATAAGAATGGAAAGGAATTGCCAGCTTGCGGTCAGACTTTGCTTGAATTCGAGTTAGTTTCAAATAGTAAGTTGTATAGGATTCCTGAAGATGTAAAAATTCGCATTTTAGCAGATGTTGTGAGCCCTCTATGTGGTCATCAAGGGGCGACCTATACATTTGGAAAACAAAAGGGCTTGGATCCTGCTTTGTTTGAGACAGTAGATTTGGCTATACAGCGGTTCTATGAAAAATTTTCACCATCAACCCTGTCTCTTAAAGGAGCAGGAGCCGGCGGTGGGATTGCGGCTGGGCTCTGTGCCTTTGCTGAGGCCACTATCGTATCTGGGATTGATACTTGCTTGGATTTGATTGACTTTGACAAGAAGGTTGCACGGGCCGACTTGGTTATCGTTGGGGAAGGTAGACTGGACAGTCAAAGCTTTGTTGGAAAAGCTCCTATTGGTGTAGCAAAAAGAACCCCTAACGGAGTTCCTGTTATTGCTATTTGTGGTAGTCTTTCCGAGGATTTACCTTCCCTACCATTCGAAAATATACAAGCAGCTTTCTCTATCCTAGAGAAAAGTGAACCTTTGGAAGACAGTTTGAAAAATGCAAGACTCTATTTGGAGCACACAGCTACTAATATTGGTCGTTTGTTAAATTTGAGAAATCATTAACCAAACCATTTTTTCCAGATGGATTTTTTAGGTGGCTCTGCCTTTTTCTCTTCCCAGAGGCTTGAGAAAGCAAGTCTGAGGTCCTTTTCATCTACTTGAACAGGTTCATTTGTATGAATGACAAGACCGAAAGGAGAGGTGATATGATCGTCTGAAACAATAGTCGCCTGGCAGTTGCTTTCCTTTGCTTGTCTTAAGTAAAAGACCTGTTTGTCAAACTCGATATTTGGTGAAATCTTCACAAAAAGTGCCTCAACCTTTTCTTGAAACCCCTCTAAAATAGAGAAAAATCCATGTTCTAATTCAGAACTATTGGCAGTACTGATATCCGCGTAGCCAAGAACTCTTTCCTCGAAAGTGCCGAGATAGCGGCGTTGTTCGTCAGGGTTTAATTTCGGCCCACCATGAGCTTTTTCTAGTAGTTGTTTTGATAAATCTGTCATAAAAACAGTATATCACAAAAATCGCAAGAAAACAGACAAAAGAAAGCGATTACTTTATAAAGTTAAGGAAAATTTGCACAAAGATAACGTTTTTTCTTGAAAAACGCTTATTTTTAAGGTATCATAGAGGTGTAAAAAATTTAACTCAAAGGAGAGTAAAAAATGTCAATTATTACTGATGTTTACGCTCGCGAAGTCCTAGACTCACGCGGTAACCCAACACTTGAAGTAGAAGTTTACACTGAATCAGGTGCTTTCGGACGTGGTATGGTTCCATCAGGAGCTTCTACTGGTGAACACGAAGCAGTTGAACTTCGCGACGGTGACAAATCTCGTTACGGTGGTCTTGGTACACAAAAAGCTGTTGACAACGTAAACAACATCATCGCTGAAGCAATCATCGGCTACGATGTACGTGACCAACAAGCTATCGACCGTGCTATGATCGCACTTGACGGTACTCCTAACAAAGGTAAATTGGGTGCAAACGCAATTCTTGGTGTGTCTATCGCTGTAGCTCGTGCTGCTGCTGACTACCTTGAAATCCCACTTTACAGCTACCTTGGTGGATTCAACACTAAAGTTCTTCCAACTCCAATGATGAACATCATCAACGGTGGTTCTCACTCTGACGCTCCAATCGCTTTCCAAGAATTCATGATCGTACCTGCTGGTGCACCATCATTCAAAGAAGCTCTTCGTTGGGGTGCTGAAATCTTCCACGCACTTAAGAAAATCCTTAAATCACGTGGTTTGGAAACTGCCGTAGGTGACGAAGGTGGATTCGCTCCTCGTTTCGAAGGAACTGAAGACGGTGTTGAAACTATCCTTGCTGCGATCGAAGCTGCTGGATATGTTCCTGGTAAAGACGTATTTATCGGATTTGACTGTGCATCATCAGAATTCTACGATAAAGAACGTAAAGTTTACGACTACACTAAATTCGAAGGTGAAGGAGCTGCTGTACGTACTGCTGCAGAACAAATCGACTACCTTGAAGAATTGGTAAACAAATACCCAATCATCACTATCGAAGATGGTATGGACGAAAACGACTGGGACGGTTGGAAAGCTCTTACTGAACGTCTTGGTGGTAAAGTTCAATTGGTTGGTGACGACTTCTTCGTAACAAACACTTCTTACCTTGAAAAAGGTATTGCAGAAGGTGCTGCTAACTCAATCCTTATCAAAGTTAACCAAATCGGTACTCTTACTGAAACTTTCGACGCTATCGAAATGGCGAAAGAAGCTGGTTACACTGCCGTTGTATCACACCGTTCAGGTGAAACTGAAGATTCAACAATCGCTGACATCGCAGTTGCAACAAACGCAGGACAAATCAAGACTGGTTCACTTTCACGTACAGACCGTATCGCTAAATACAACCAATTGCTTCGTATCGAAGACCAACTTGGTGAAGTAGCTGAATACCGTGGATTGAAATCATTCTACAACTTGAAAAAATAATCTCTTTATGCGATTAGAGACTGTAAAGTCTATAAAAAAAGCACTTTGGGGCTCTTCCCCTTAGTGCTTTTTTGACTGGAGCTTGTCAACGTATATTATTTGTTAGTCAGTCGCCAGCCTATAGCAATCTGAATAAATGGTTTGAAACT
Proteins encoded in this window:
- the glgA gene encoding glycogen synthase GlgA, encoding MKILFVAAEGAPFSKTGGLGDVIGALPKSLVKAGHEVAVFLPYYDMVEAKFGDQIEDVLHFEVSVGWRRQYCGIKKTVLNGVTFYFIDNQYYFFRGHVYGDFDDGERFAFFQLAALEAMERIGFIPDLLHVHDYHTAMIPFLLKEKYHWIQAYQGIRTVLTIHNLEFQGQFSEGMLWDLFGVGFERYADGTLRWNDCLNWMKAGILYADRVSTVSPSYAHEIMTSQFGCGLDQILRMESGKVSGIVNGIDADLYNPETDALLDYHFDKEDLSGKAQNKAKLQERVGLPVRADVPLVGIVSRLTRQKGFDVVVESLHRFLQEDVQIVLLGTGDPAFEHSFSWFAQVYPDKLSANITFDVKLAQEIYAACDLFLMPSRFEPCGLSQMMAMRYGTLPLVHEVGGLRDTVQSFNPIEGTGTGFSFDNLTPYWLNWSFQTALDVYKYQPDVWRNLQKQAMECDFSWDTACKSYLDLYHSLVN
- the serB gene encoding phosphoserine phosphatase SerB codes for the protein MSQVKGLCVMDVDGTLIAEEVIDLLGKEAGCEEEISQITSQAMRGELDFGTSLRARVALLEGLPVSVFDTVFKSIHLSKNAQEFISILQKKGILVGLVSGGFTPIVERLAKSLGITYYSANQLEVKDGFLTGRLVGEIVTGQVKQVTLEKWRKELELPKERTFAIGDGANDLLMLKSAGRGIAFCAKEVVKTEIACHVDTRDFLEVLPLIDFLE
- a CDS encoding glycerate kinase, whose product is MKIVIAPDSFKESLTAEEVAQAIKRGFQKSIVDVECLLCPVGDGGEGTVDAIRHSLDLEEKWQEVTGPFGQKEAMRCFQKGQIALFEVADLVGLGKIPREKRNPLHIQTKGIGELIRHLIDLGMKEIYIGVGGTASNDGGIGIAAGLGYRFYDKNGKELPACGQTLLEFELVSNSKLYRIPEDVKIRILADVVSPLCGHQGATYTFGKQKGLDPALFETVDLAIQRFYEKFSPSTLSLKGAGAGGGIAAGLCAFAEATIVSGIDTCLDLIDFDKKVARADLVIVGEGRLDSQSFVGKAPIGVAKRTPNGVPVIAICGSLSEDLPSLPFENIQAAFSILEKSEPLEDSLKNARLYLEHTATNIGRLLNLRNH
- a CDS encoding DUF1694 domain-containing protein, with product MTDLSKQLLEKAHGGPKLNPDEQRRYLGTFEERVLGYADISTANSSELEHGFFSILEGFQEKVEALFVKISPNIEFDKQVFYLRQAKESNCQATIVSDDHITSPFGLVIHTNEPVQVDEKDLRLAFSSLWEEKKAEPPKKSIWKKWFG
- the eno gene encoding surface-displayed alpha-enolase: MSIITDVYAREVLDSRGNPTLEVEVYTESGAFGRGMVPSGASTGEHEAVELRDGDKSRYGGLGTQKAVDNVNNIIAEAIIGYDVRDQQAIDRAMIALDGTPNKGKLGANAILGVSIAVARAAADYLEIPLYSYLGGFNTKVLPTPMMNIINGGSHSDAPIAFQEFMIVPAGAPSFKEALRWGAEIFHALKKILKSRGLETAVGDEGGFAPRFEGTEDGVETILAAIEAAGYVPGKDVFIGFDCASSEFYDKERKVYDYTKFEGEGAAVRTAAEQIDYLEELVNKYPIITIEDGMDENDWDGWKALTERLGGKVQLVGDDFFVTNTSYLEKGIAEGAANSILIKVNQIGTLTETFDAIEMAKEAGYTAVVSHRSGETEDSTIADIAVATNAGQIKTGSLSRTDRIAKYNQLLRIEDQLGEVAEYRGLKSFYNLKK
- the glgD gene encoding glucose-1-phosphate adenylyltransferase subunit GlgD gives rise to the protein MKIDKYSAILGNTVGFHDMSTLTEHRPVASLPFGGKYRLIDFPLSSLANAGVRSIFGIFQQDNISSVFDHIRSGREWGLSTLLSHYYLGIYNTRVESSTVGKEYYQQLLTYLRRSGSNQTVSINCDVLVNIDLNQVFHLHNTTKGPITVVYKKLPKKDISDVNAILEIDETDHVRSHKLFDNKSTDELFNMSTDIFVVDTPWLIERLEEEAQKEYPEKLRYVLRDLAVKEGAFAYEYTGYLANIHSVQSYYQANIDMLESKKFYSLFSPNQKIYTKVKNEEPTYYANTSKVSTSQFASGSIIEGEVVQSVLSRNIYVHKDSVVKNSVLFPRVVIGQGAQVEYAILDKGVEVADGVVIRGTAEHPVVVKKGETVTEDIYS